From Dasypus novemcinctus isolate mDasNov1 chromosome 11, mDasNov1.1.hap2, whole genome shotgun sequence, one genomic window encodes:
- the APOBEC2 gene encoding C->U-editing enzyme APOBEC-2, translating to MAQKEEAAAAAAPASQNGEEEENLEDPEKLKELIELPPFEIVTGERLPVNFFKFQFRNVEYSSGRNKTFLCYVVEVQSKGGQVQATRGYLEDEHAAAHAEEAFFNTILPAFDPALRYNVTWYVSSSPCAACADRITKTLSKTKNLRLLILVGRLFMWEEPEIQAALKKLKEAGCKLRIMKPQDFEYIWQNFVEQEEGESKAFEPWEDIQENFQYYEEKLLDILK from the exons ATGGCCCAGAAAGAAGAGGCCGCAGCAGCTGCTGCTCCCGCTTCCCAgaatggggaggaggaggagaacctGGAGGACCCCGAGAAGCTGAAGGAGCTGATTGAGCTGCCGCCCTTTGAGATCGTCACAGG GGAGAGGCTTCCTGTCAACTTCTTTAAGTTCCAGTTCCGGAACGTGGAGTACAGTTCTGGGCGGAATAAGACCTTCCTCTGCTACGTGGTGGAAGTGCAGAGCAAGGGAGGCCAAGTCCAGGCAACCCGGGGATACCTAGAGGACGAGCATGCGGCGGCGCATGCCGAGGAAGCCTTCTTCAACACCATCCTGCCAGCCTTCGACCCAGCCCTGCGGTACAACGTCACCTGGTACGTGTCCTCCAGTCCCTGCGCAGCTTGCGCCGACCGCATTACCAAAACCCTGAGCAAGACCAAGAACCTGCGCCTGCTCATTCTGGTGGGGCGGCTCTTCATGTGGGAGGAGCCAGAGATCCAGGCCGCTCTGAAGAAGCTGAAGGAGGCGGGGTGCAAACTGCGTATCATGAAGCCCCAGGACTTCGAGTACATCTGGCAGAATTTTGTGGAGCAAGAAGAAGGCGAATCCAAGGCCTTTG